The following nucleotide sequence is from Candidatus Eisenbacteria bacterium.
AGCCCTTTCGCGCCTCGTCGGCGATCCAGACCACGTTGGCGGCCATGCTCGAATCGCGGACCGTCCAGCCGGCACCGCTCCTGCTCTGCGCGCACTGCAAGACGACATGGGCATTGCGGATGATCCAGTCCGCTTGTGCCGGCGTGGTGGCGGCGCCAAGCCGTCCCCGCGAGGCCTCGAGGTGATCCACGATGCGCTGCGTCGCCGCCACACCCCGCTGGCCGGTGTTGCCATCTTCCGTGGCGCGCGTTCCAGAGAGCCGCAGGCTGCGTGTTCCGCTGGCGGCGGTGGTGTCATCCATCGCGATCGAGAAGCGCGGATGGAACGCCCGACGACTGAGGCCGCTGGGGCCGCCAGCGAGCTCGAGGGCGAGGTCGATGGAGCTTGTCGTCCATGGCGCACCGTCGATCTCGACCCCGAGCGAGTCGAACCACGCGGTGCCCTCGCCGGACATGAGCACGCCGAAGGTGATGTTATCGGCGCTCGCGGGGATCGCCAGCTGGATCTCGTACCGCCTCCAGCCGTTGGTGCCGCTCACTGCCTGGGACTGCATGTTGTCGAACGCGATCCCGCGCTCCTCGCCGGCGTCGGCGCGCATCCATAGACCCGCGAACTGGGACACGCGCTCGGTGCGCATGAACCCCGAGTAACGCACCTTGCGTCCGGCGAATGCCGCCGCGGGGAGCGTGCCTGTCGCGGTGACGAAGCCCGGGTCCCGGGCCGACAGCCTCTCGGCCGCCG
It contains:
- a CDS encoding erythromycin esterase family protein, whose amino-acid sequence is DLRRIVGKARIVALGEGTHGTREFFQLKHRMTQYLATEMGFSVFAIEANLPEAWRINDYVLGGQGDPRALIQGMYFWTWNTEEVLEMVEWMRRFNASKRGRIEFTGFDMQTPDTAAAIVRRYLATHDPAWADSITAAERLSARDPGFVTATGTLPAAAFAGRKVRYSGFMRTERVSQFAGLWMRADAGEERGIAFDNMQSQAVSGTNGWRRYEIQLAIPASADNITFGVLMSGEGTAWFDSLGVEIDGAPWTTSSIDLALELAGGPSGLSRRAFHPRFSIAMDDTTAASGTRSLRLSGTRATEDGNTGQRGVAATQRIVDHLEASRGRLGAATTPAQADWIIRNAHVVLQCAQSRSGAGWTVRDSSMAANVVWIADEARKGSKVVLWAHNGHVAKNKGWMGKWLADRYGKDLVVVGFAANEGTYTAMSSGGLGSDHALQ